One Leisingera sp. M658 genomic window carries:
- the argC gene encoding N-acetyl-gamma-glutamyl-phosphate reductase translates to MTHKVAILGASGYTGAELVRLIAQHPNIEIAALSADRKAGMTMAEVFPHLRHLKLPVLCKIGEIDFSGIDLCFCALPHKTSQEVIAALPANLKIVDLSADFRLRDPAEYEKWYGNPHSALEQQKEAVYGLTEFYRDEIKSARLVAGTGCNAATGQFALRPLISAGVIDLDDIILDLKCAVSGAGRSLKENLLHAELSEGYNAYAIGSTHRHLGEFDQEFSKIAGRPVKVQFTPHLLPVNRGILATVYVKGDARTIHETFAKAYADEPFIELLPFGEAPSTHHVRGSNFCHIGVAQDRIEGRTIVIATLDNLTKGSSGQALQNANLMLGETETEGLMMAPLFP, encoded by the coding sequence ATGACCCATAAAGTGGCTATTCTTGGCGCTTCCGGCTACACTGGCGCCGAACTGGTGCGGCTGATCGCCCAGCATCCGAACATCGAAATTGCGGCGCTCTCTGCCGACCGCAAGGCCGGCATGACGATGGCGGAAGTTTTCCCGCATCTGCGCCATTTGAAACTGCCGGTACTGTGCAAGATCGGCGAGATTGACTTCTCCGGCATAGATCTGTGCTTCTGCGCTCTGCCGCATAAGACCAGCCAGGAAGTGATTGCGGCACTGCCCGCAAACCTGAAGATCGTGGATCTGTCGGCTGACTTCCGGCTACGTGATCCAGCGGAGTATGAGAAATGGTACGGTAATCCCCATTCCGCGTTGGAACAGCAGAAAGAGGCTGTCTATGGCCTGACCGAGTTCTACCGGGATGAGATCAAGTCCGCGCGTCTGGTGGCCGGCACCGGCTGCAACGCAGCCACCGGTCAGTTTGCCCTGCGCCCGTTGATTTCGGCTGGGGTCATTGATCTGGACGACATTATTCTGGATCTGAAATGCGCCGTCTCAGGCGCCGGCCGGTCGCTTAAGGAAAATCTGCTGCACGCAGAGCTGAGCGAGGGCTATAACGCCTATGCCATCGGCAGCACCCACCGGCATCTGGGCGAATTCGATCAGGAGTTCAGCAAGATCGCGGGCCGCCCCGTAAAGGTGCAATTCACCCCGCATCTGCTGCCGGTCAACCGGGGCATTCTGGCGACCGTCTATGTAAAAGGTGACGCGCGGACGATCCATGAGACCTTTGCCAAGGCTTACGCAGATGAGCCCTTTATCGAACTGCTGCCCTTTGGCGAGGCCCCCAGCACCCACCATGTGCGCGGCTCCAACTTCTGCCATATCGGTGTGGCACAGGACCGGATCGAAGGCCGGACCATTGTGATCGCCACACTGGATAACCTGACAAAAGGTAGCAGCGGCCAAGCCTTGCAGAACGCAAACCTGATGTTAGGTGAGACTGAGACCGAAGGTCTGATGATGGCGCCGCTGTTCCCCTGA
- the ccmE gene encoding cytochrome c maturation protein CcmE, with product MKNLKKQRRIQVIAVAAVALVVATALIGYAMRDGINYFRSPSQVAEAPPKPSEVFRIGGLVEEGTLQRGQGETVRFAVTDGGATVQVAYTGVLPDLFEENQGMVGTGRYVNGVFEASEILAKHDETYMPKEVMDALKAQGVYQEPET from the coding sequence ATGAAGAACCTGAAGAAACAGCGCCGGATCCAGGTCATTGCCGTTGCCGCAGTGGCTTTGGTGGTTGCAACCGCCCTGATCGGCTATGCCATGCGTGACGGGATCAACTATTTCCGCTCGCCCAGCCAGGTGGCCGAGGCGCCGCCGAAACCCTCCGAAGTGTTCCGCATCGGCGGGCTGGTTGAGGAAGGCACGCTGCAGCGCGGCCAGGGTGAAACCGTGCGCTTTGCGGTCACTGATGGCGGCGCGACGGTGCAGGTCGCCTATACCGGTGTGCTGCCGGATCTGTTTGAAGAGAACCAGGGCATGGTCGGCACCGGGCGTTACGTGAATGGCGTCTTTGAAGCCTCTGAGATTCTGGCGAAACATGACGAGACCTATATGCCCAAGGAAGTCATGGATGCGCTGAAGGCGCAGGGGGTCTATCAGGAGCCTGAAACCTGA
- a CDS encoding holin-associated N-acetylmuramidase, translated as MQSVKEIAAEIVAREGGFVNDPDDPGGVTKYGVTIGTLRRLGLDVTGDGDVDAGDVKALTRAQAVAIFIRHYFEAPRIASLPECLQATVFDMYVNAGSNAVRILQRLLRDMGYRVAVDGTIGPQTAGAAADAATVDATGLRDAYGIARRNYYFRLADRRPASRKYARTRAGGKGGWIKRAEEFISPNYHLNQQAFQERIAAWG; from the coding sequence ATGCAGAGTGTAAAGGAAATCGCCGCTGAGATTGTGGCGCGGGAAGGCGGCTTTGTGAATGATCCGGATGACCCCGGCGGCGTCACCAAATACGGTGTGACCATTGGAACCCTGCGGCGGCTGGGGCTGGATGTGACCGGCGACGGGGATGTGGACGCCGGGGATGTGAAGGCGCTGACCCGCGCGCAGGCCGTGGCCATTTTCATCCGCCACTATTTCGAAGCGCCCCGTATCGCCAGCCTGCCGGAGTGCCTCCAGGCCACGGTCTTTGATATGTATGTGAATGCCGGCAGCAACGCGGTGCGCATCCTGCAGCGATTGCTGCGCGATATGGGGTACAGGGTTGCGGTGGACGGCACAATCGGACCGCAGACGGCAGGCGCCGCCGCTGATGCTGCCACCGTTGATGCGACGGGCCTGCGCGACGCCTATGGCATCGCGAGGCGCAATTATTATTTCCGTCTAGCGGACCGTCGGCCGGCCAGCCGGAAATATGCCCGCACCCGTGCCGGCGGCAAAGGCGGCTGGATCAAACGGGCCGAGGAATTCATCTCGCCGAACTACCATCTGAACCAGCAGGCCTTTCAGGAAAGGATCGCGGCATGGGGATGA
- a CDS encoding holin family protein yields the protein MGMISDILGLVFGSQRNVLRETAEVFRENAEAGAGRAHEVQIAALGQFGTEFQQPAKGWFDRLMDGVNRLPRPLLALGTLALMVSALSDPVWFAARMQGLALVPEPLWWLLGVIVSFYFGARHQVKAQEFQHGLAASMARVPQAVENIAALNRLRAASPAAASTGTDAAARLQATGAEENPALEAWKARRG from the coding sequence ATGGGGATGATCTCAGACATTCTGGGGCTTGTTTTTGGCAGCCAGCGTAATGTCTTGCGGGAAACTGCCGAAGTCTTTCGCGAAAACGCCGAAGCCGGCGCCGGTCGCGCACATGAGGTGCAGATTGCAGCGCTTGGCCAGTTTGGCACCGAATTTCAGCAGCCCGCGAAAGGCTGGTTTGACCGCCTTATGGATGGGGTGAACCGGTTGCCGCGCCCTCTGCTGGCGCTGGGGACGCTGGCGCTGATGGTGTCTGCGCTGAGCGACCCGGTGTGGTTCGCCGCCCGGATGCAGGGGCTCGCGCTGGTGCCGGAACCGTTGTGGTGGCTGCTGGGCGTTATTGTCTCCTTTTATTTCGGGGCGCGGCATCAGGTGAAGGCACAGGAGTTTCAGCACGGTCTGGCGGCCAGCATGGCCCGGGTTCCCCAGGCCGTCGAAAACATCGCCGCGCTGAACAGGCTGCGGGCCGCTTCACCCGCGGCGGCCTCCACCGGAACTGACGCCGCAGCGCGGCTTCAGGCCACGGGCGCAGAGGAGAATCCGGCGCTGGAAGCCTGGAAAGCCCGTCGCGGCTGA
- a CDS encoding heme lyase CcmF/NrfE family subunit — protein sequence MITELGHFALILAFMIAIVQAVIPLIGAHKRWPGWMAVAEPAAQAQFLFTAFAFGALTWAFITSDFSLKLVTLNSHSAKPMLYKISGTWGNHEGSMLLWVLIVALFGAMASVFGGGLPPTLKARVLAVQAAIGVAFYAFILFTSNPFLRLAVPPFDGQDLNPLLQDPGLAFHPPFLYLGYVGLSMAFSFAVAALIEGRIDAAWGRWVRPWTLAAWIFLTIGIGLGSWWAYYELGWGGFWFWDPVENASFMPWLLAAALLHSAIVVEKREALKSWTILLAILAFGFSLIGTFIVRSGIITSVHAFANDPERGVFILFILAFFTGGALTLFAARAQAMEAKGVFGMVSRESALVANNILLAVSCFVVFFGTVWPILADMLLDRKLSVGPPFFNSAFTPFMIALGLIMPVGAMLPWKRGRIGRTASQLRYVFVLAVSLGVLAWAMQTGKSALGPVGLFLGSWMVFGALADLWLRSGKSGRLQRMLRLPRADWGKAVAHGGLGITIFAIAGLTAWEQEDIRVARIGEPFDVGAFTLMLTDVSREQGPNYFTTKGRVEVTRNGQPEAVMFPEKRDYPVSRMPTTEAAIDYRVTRDLYVVLGDQQADGSWTMRTYIKPLANWIWGGSILMALGGLLSLSDRRFRVAAGARKSPGAGVPAE from the coding sequence ATGATTACAGAGCTTGGCCACTTCGCCCTTATCCTCGCCTTCATGATTGCCATCGTGCAGGCCGTTATCCCCTTGATCGGCGCGCATAAGCGCTGGCCCGGCTGGATGGCCGTGGCGGAACCAGCGGCACAGGCGCAGTTCCTGTTCACCGCCTTTGCCTTTGGGGCGCTGACCTGGGCGTTCATCACCTCTGATTTCTCGCTGAAGCTGGTGACGCTGAACAGCCATTCGGCCAAGCCGATGCTGTACAAGATCTCCGGCACTTGGGGAAACCACGAGGGATCGATGCTGCTGTGGGTGCTGATCGTTGCCCTGTTCGGGGCCATGGCCTCGGTGTTCGGCGGCGGGCTGCCGCCGACGCTGAAGGCGCGGGTTCTGGCGGTGCAGGCAGCGATTGGCGTGGCGTTTTATGCCTTTATCCTGTTCACGTCGAACCCGTTCCTGCGACTGGCGGTGCCGCCGTTTGACGGGCAGGATCTGAACCCGCTGCTGCAGGATCCGGGCCTCGCCTTCCATCCACCGTTTCTCTACCTTGGCTATGTCGGGCTGAGCATGGCGTTTTCCTTTGCCGTGGCCGCCCTGATCGAAGGCCGCATTGATGCCGCCTGGGGCCGCTGGGTGCGGCCCTGGACGCTGGCGGCCTGGATCTTCCTGACCATCGGTATCGGGCTGGGCTCCTGGTGGGCCTATTACGAGCTGGGCTGGGGCGGCTTCTGGTTCTGGGACCCGGTTGAGAATGCCTCGTTCATGCCCTGGCTGCTGGCGGCTGCGCTGCTGCATTCCGCCATCGTGGTGGAGAAACGAGAGGCACTGAAGAGTTGGACCATCCTGCTGGCAATCCTGGCCTTTGGGTTCTCGCTGATCGGGACATTTATCGTGCGCTCGGGTATCATCACCAGCGTGCACGCCTTTGCCAATGACCCGGAACGCGGCGTCTTCATTCTGTTCATCCTGGCCTTTTTCACCGGCGGCGCGCTGACGCTGTTTGCGGCCCGCGCACAGGCGATGGAGGCCAAGGGCGTCTTTGGCATGGTCAGCCGCGAAAGCGCGCTGGTGGCCAATAACATCCTGCTGGCGGTCAGCTGCTTTGTGGTCTTCTTCGGCACTGTCTGGCCGATCCTCGCGGATATGCTGCTGGACCGCAAGCTGAGCGTCGGCCCGCCGTTCTTCAATTCTGCCTTCACCCCCTTCATGATCGCGCTGGGGCTGATCATGCCGGTTGGCGCCATGCTGCCGTGGAAACGCGGCCGGATCGGGCGCACCGCTTCGCAGCTGCGCTATGTTTTTGTTCTTGCGGTGTCGCTGGGCGTGCTGGCCTGGGCGATGCAGACAGGCAAGTCCGCGCTGGGGCCGGTCGGGCTGTTCCTCGGATCCTGGATGGTGTTCGGGGCGCTGGCCGACCTGTGGCTGCGCAGTGGCAAATCGGGCCGACTGCAACGGATGCTGCGGCTGCCGCGCGCCGATTGGGGCAAGGCCGTGGCCCATGGCGGGCTGGGCATTACAATCTTTGCCATCGCCGGCCTGACGGCCTGGGAGCAGGAGGATATCCGCGTGGCCCGCATCGGCGAACCCTTTGACGTCGGTGCCTTTACCCTGATGCTGACGGATGTCAGCCGCGAACAGGGGCCGAACTATTTCACAACCAAAGGCCGGGTCGAGGTGACGCGCAACGGCCAGCCCGAAGCGGTGATGTTCCCGGAAAAGCGCGACTATCCGGTCAGCCGGATGCCAACCACCGAGGCTGCGATTGATTACCGTGTCACCCGTGACCTTTATGTGGTGCTGGGCGATCAGCAGGCCGATGGCAGCTGGACCATGCGCACCTATATCAAACCCCTTGCCAACTGGATCTGGGGCGGCTCGATCCTGATGGCGCTTGGCGGGCTGCTGAGCCTTAGCGACCGGCGCTTCCGCGTCGCCGCCGGTGCGCGCAAATCACCCGGAGCAGGAGTGCCGGCAGAATGA
- a CDS encoding cytochrome c-type biogenesis protein — translation MMLRIMILAVAALLTVSVLAPAPALAVEPDEVLSDPALESRARELSKDLRCLVCRNESIDESNAELARDLRVLVRERLVAGDSDDEAMSFIVDRYGEYVLLRPTTGGANWLLWAAGPLMLLAALVIAVFYVRGRARAPKAAEQGLSADEQERLRKILKD, via the coding sequence ATGATGCTGCGAATAATGATCCTGGCCGTGGCCGCGTTGCTGACCGTCTCGGTGCTTGCACCGGCGCCTGCACTGGCGGTGGAGCCGGATGAGGTCCTGTCAGACCCAGCGCTGGAAAGCCGTGCGCGGGAGCTGTCCAAGGACCTGCGTTGTCTGGTTTGCCGCAATGAAAGCATTGATGAATCCAATGCCGAACTGGCCCGTGATCTGCGTGTCCTTGTACGCGAGCGGCTGGTGGCGGGTGACAGCGACGACGAGGCGATGAGTTTTATCGTCGACCGTTATGGCGAGTATGTGCTGCTGCGCCCCACCACCGGCGGCGCCAACTGGCTGTTGTGGGCTGCTGGCCCGCTGATGCTGCTGGCCGCCCTTGTGATCGCCGTCTTTTATGTGCGGGGACGCGCCCGCGCGCCCAAGGCCGCCGAGCAGGGGCTGAGCGCTGACGAGCAGGAGCGGCTGCGGAAAATCCTGAAGGATTGA
- a CDS encoding enoyl-CoA hydratase-related protein, producing the protein MDYKEILFSLQDGLAVVTLNREARKNALNSRMRSEITHAMRMASSEARAVVLTGAGDAFCSGQDLSDAGSNGGQLDLERTLRDEYLPMLQAIYDCPVPVVAAVNGAAAGAGANLALAADVVIATESAFFMQAFSKIGLIPDAGGTWFLPRQIGLAKSMGAALFADRVSARQACDWGMIWEAVPDAEFDAHWRARADYLASGPSKAFAATKSALRESFGRTLAEQLSEEAHLQGQCGKTRDFLEGVTAFMEKRPAKFEGR; encoded by the coding sequence ATGGACTATAAGGAAATCCTGTTTTCTCTGCAGGACGGGTTGGCGGTTGTCACCCTGAACCGCGAAGCGCGCAAGAACGCGCTTAACAGCCGGATGCGGTCAGAGATCACCCATGCGATGCGCATGGCGTCTTCCGAGGCCCGCGCTGTGGTGCTGACCGGGGCAGGCGATGCGTTCTGCTCGGGCCAGGATCTGAGCGACGCAGGCAGCAATGGCGGCCAGTTGGATCTGGAGCGCACGCTGCGCGACGAATACCTGCCGATGCTGCAGGCGATTTATGACTGCCCGGTGCCGGTTGTGGCAGCCGTCAATGGCGCCGCTGCCGGGGCGGGCGCCAATCTGGCGCTGGCCGCGGATGTGGTGATCGCCACTGAAAGCGCGTTTTTCATGCAGGCTTTCAGCAAGATAGGCCTGATCCCCGATGCCGGCGGCACCTGGTTTCTGCCGCGGCAGATCGGCCTGGCAAAATCGATGGGGGCAGCGCTGTTTGCCGACCGCGTCAGCGCCCGGCAGGCCTGCGACTGGGGGATGATCTGGGAAGCGGTGCCGGACGCCGAGTTCGATGCCCATTGGCGCGCCCGCGCGGATTATCTGGCCAGCGGCCCCAGCAAAGCCTTTGCCGCCACCAAATCCGCCCTGCGCGAAAGTTTTGGGCGCACTTTGGCAGAGCAGCTGTCGGAAGAAGCGCATCTGCAGGGCCAATGCGGCAAGACCCGGGATTTCCTGGAAGGGGTGACTGCCTTCATGGAAAAACGCCCCGCGAAATTCGAGGGGCGCTGA
- a CDS encoding calcium-binding protein — MELLVLLGLSLAAGTFAVLDSDDDSEPAADTSADATKGNDDLSGASKDDTIFAKDGHDILAGNGGDDRLFGQDGQDLLVGGEGDDFLRGGSDHDTIIDGKGSDTLIGDAGNDFIVSTSAFDPDNVLEAGREWAANDDPDARIILEYDVSQDIDEAPDVIRAGFGDDNVVAGRGDTVTLGEGYDDLALGDWIEAGDEPVVLTDYDRDHDMIVYYHDGVGPAPEITVASEQDETSDTQDALLLANGEVFARLQGAGGLVSENSVQVRIIE; from the coding sequence ATGGAACTACTGGTTTTGCTTGGCTTGTCCCTAGCCGCGGGCACATTTGCAGTTCTGGACTCGGATGACGATTCAGAACCTGCCGCCGACACGTCCGCAGATGCAACCAAGGGCAACGACGACCTTTCCGGTGCATCCAAGGATGACACGATCTTTGCCAAAGACGGTCACGACATTCTGGCTGGCAATGGCGGGGATGACCGGCTATTCGGCCAGGACGGACAGGATCTGCTGGTTGGCGGTGAAGGCGACGACTTCCTGCGGGGTGGCTCCGACCATGACACGATCATTGACGGCAAGGGCAGCGACACCTTGATTGGGGATGCAGGCAACGACTTCATTGTGTCGACCAGCGCCTTTGATCCGGACAATGTATTGGAAGCCGGCAGAGAATGGGCCGCCAACGACGACCCGGACGCCCGCATCATACTGGAATACGACGTCAGCCAGGATATAGACGAGGCCCCCGATGTTATCCGGGCTGGGTTCGGCGACGACAACGTTGTCGCAGGCAGAGGCGATACCGTAACCCTGGGCGAAGGTTATGATGATCTGGCCCTGGGTGATTGGATCGAAGCCGGGGATGAGCCTGTGGTTTTGACCGACTATGACCGCGATCACGACATGATCGTCTACTATCACGATGGGGTTGGACCAGCGCCCGAAATCACCGTTGCATCCGAACAGGACGAAACCAGCGACACGCAGGACGCGCTGTTGCTGGCCAATGGCGAGGTTTTTGCCCGGCTGCAAGGTGCTGGCGGGCTGGTTTCAGAGAATTCAGTCCAGGTTCGGATAATCGAGTAA
- a CDS encoding citrate synthase, translating into MTETQKSATLSLNGETYELPIFSPTAGPDVLDIRKLYAKAGVFTYDPGFTSTASCDSTITYIDGDKGELLHRGYPIDQLASKSHYLEVCYLLLYGELPTVTQLEDFETRVTRHTMVHEQMHNFFRGFRRDAHPMATLVGVVGAMSAFYHDSLDVTDPWQREVAAVRLIAKLPTIAAMAYKYSIGQPFVYPKNDLDYAANFLHMCFSVPAEEYHVNPILSRAMDRILTLHADHEQNASTSTVRLASSSGANPFACIAAGIACLWGPAHGGANQACLEMLKEIGSVDRIPEYIARAKDKNDPFRLMGFGHRVYKNTDPRATVLKQSADEVLDLLGVEDNPLLQVAKELEQTALNDPYFIEKKLFPNVDFYSGIILEAMGFPTSMFTPIFALSRTVGWISQWKEMIADPQNKIGRPRQLYLGETMRDYIDIEKR; encoded by the coding sequence ATGACCGAGACACAGAAATCTGCCACGCTCAGCCTGAATGGCGAAACCTACGAGCTGCCCATTTTCTCGCCAACGGCCGGGCCCGATGTTCTCGACATCCGCAAGCTCTACGCGAAGGCAGGTGTGTTCACCTATGACCCGGGCTTCACCTCGACCGCCAGCTGCGACAGCACCATCACCTATATTGACGGCGACAAGGGCGAACTGCTGCACCGCGGCTACCCGATCGACCAGCTGGCATCGAAATCCCATTATCTGGAGGTTTGCTATCTGCTGCTTTACGGCGAACTGCCGACCGTCACCCAGCTGGAGGATTTCGAGACCCGTGTGACCCGTCACACCATGGTGCATGAGCAGATGCACAACTTCTTCCGAGGCTTCCGCCGCGATGCGCATCCGATGGCGACGCTGGTTGGCGTGGTCGGCGCGATGTCGGCCTTCTACCACGACTCACTGGACGTCACCGATCCGTGGCAGCGCGAAGTTGCCGCCGTGCGTCTGATCGCCAAACTGCCGACCATTGCCGCGATGGCCTATAAATACTCGATCGGCCAGCCGTTTGTGTATCCGAAGAACGATCTGGATTACGCAGCCAACTTCCTGCACATGTGCTTCTCGGTTCCGGCTGAGGAATACCATGTGAACCCGATTCTGAGCCGGGCGATGGACCGCATCCTGACCCTGCACGCGGATCACGAACAGAACGCTTCAACCTCCACTGTGCGTCTGGCCTCTTCCTCGGGCGCAAACCCGTTTGCCTGTATCGCGGCCGGCATTGCCTGCCTCTGGGGCCCGGCCCACGGCGGCGCCAACCAGGCCTGCCTGGAAATGCTCAAGGAAATCGGCTCGGTCGACCGTATCCCTGAATATATCGCACGCGCCAAGGACAAGAACGATCCGTTCCGCCTGATGGGTTTCGGCCACCGCGTCTATAAGAACACCGACCCGCGTGCGACCGTGCTGAAGCAATCCGCGGACGAGGTTCTGGATCTGCTCGGCGTCGAGGACAACCCGCTGCTGCAGGTTGCCAAAGAGCTGGAGCAGACCGCGCTGAACGACCCCTACTTCATCGAGAAGAAACTGTTCCCCAACGTCGATTTCTACTCGGGTATCATTCTTGAGGCGATGGGCTTCCCGACGTCGATGTTCACCCCGATCTTTGCGCTGTCGCGCACTGTCGGCTGGATCTCGCAGTGGAAAGAGATGATCGCTGACCCTCAGAACAAGATCGGCCGCCCGCGCCAGCTGTACCTGGGCGAGACCATGCGCGATTACATTGACATCGAAAAGCGCTGA
- the gltX gene encoding glutamate--tRNA ligase, which produces MTQPVVTRFAPSPTGFLHIGGARTALFNWLYARGRGGKFLLRIEDTDRERSTPEATAAILQGMEWLGLDHDGEVISQFEGAARHAEVAKQLLAEGKAYKCFASQDEIAAFREQAKAEGKSTLYRSPWRDADASSHPDAPFVIRIKAPQSGVTVIKDEVQGDVTIRNDQLDDMILLRSDGTPVYMLAVVVDDHDMGVTHVIRGDDHLNNAARQMMIYEAMGWDVPVWAHIPLIHGPDGKKLSKRHGALGAQEYQAMGYPAAGMRNYLARLGWSHGDDEFFTDYQAKAWFNFDGIGKSPARFDTKKLENLSGQHIAVSDDAALRHEISAYLDAAGETALNDAQSQGLEAAMYCLKDRARTFPELLEKAHFILTSRPIDRDAKAEKALSSVSDGILGELTPQLQNASWVRDDLEALLNAFAEAHDTKFGKLAGPLRAALAGRAVTPSVFDMMLILGRDETIARLQDATG; this is translated from the coding sequence ATGACCCAACCGGTTGTCACCCGTTTCGCGCCGTCTCCCACCGGCTTTCTGCATATTGGCGGCGCCCGCACTGCGCTGTTCAACTGGCTGTATGCCCGCGGCCGCGGCGGCAAGTTCCTGCTGCGGATCGAGGATACCGACCGCGAACGCTCCACCCCCGAGGCAACCGCCGCCATCCTGCAGGGAATGGAATGGCTGGGCCTGGACCATGACGGCGAGGTGATCAGCCAGTTTGAAGGTGCTGCGCGCCACGCCGAAGTGGCGAAACAGCTGCTGGCCGAAGGCAAAGCCTATAAGTGTTTTGCCAGCCAGGATGAAATTGCCGCCTTCCGTGAACAAGCCAAGGCCGAAGGCAAATCCACCCTCTACCGTTCACCTTGGCGCGACGCCGATGCGTCCAGCCACCCGGATGCACCTTTTGTGATCCGCATCAAAGCGCCGCAAAGCGGCGTTACCGTTATCAAAGATGAGGTTCAGGGCGACGTCACCATCAGGAATGATCAGCTTGATGACATGATCCTGCTGCGCTCGGACGGCACCCCGGTTTACATGCTGGCGGTTGTAGTCGACGACCACGATATGGGCGTCACCCATGTGATCCGCGGCGACGACCACCTGAACAACGCCGCCCGCCAGATGATGATCTATGAGGCGATGGGCTGGGACGTGCCGGTCTGGGCGCATATCCCGCTGATCCACGGGCCGGACGGCAAAAAACTGTCCAAACGTCATGGTGCCTTGGGCGCGCAGGAATACCAGGCGATGGGCTATCCGGCGGCCGGCATGCGCAACTATCTGGCCCGTTTGGGCTGGTCGCATGGCGATGACGAATTTTTTACGGACTATCAGGCCAAGGCGTGGTTTAACTTTGACGGTATCGGCAAAAGCCCGGCCCGGTTCGACACCAAGAAGCTGGAGAATCTCAGCGGTCAGCATATCGCCGTTAGCGACGACGCCGCACTGCGGCATGAAATCAGCGCTTATCTGGACGCAGCCGGAGAAACTGCCCTGAATGACGCGCAGTCACAGGGTTTGGAGGCTGCGATGTATTGCCTCAAGGACCGGGCGCGTACCTTCCCTGAACTGCTTGAAAAAGCGCATTTTATCCTTACCTCACGGCCAATTGACCGGGATGCGAAGGCGGAAAAGGCGCTATCTTCTGTATCCGATGGTATACTGGGTGAATTGACGCCGCAGCTGCAAAATGCTAGCTGGGTCCGTGACGATCTGGAGGCGCTTCTGAACGCATTTGCAGAAGCCCATGATACCAAGTTCGGCAAGCTGGCAGGCCCTTTGCGGGCAGCACTGGCGGGCCGGGCGGTAACGCCTTCGGTGTTCGATATGATGCTGATTCTGGGCCGCGATGAAACCATTGCCCGGCTCCAAGACGCAACAGGCTGA